DNA sequence from the Pseudoxanthomonas indica genome:
GCGGCGTTCACCCGCGCCTATGTGGCCGGCATGCACAGCGTGGGCATGCCTGCCACGCTCAAGCACTTCCCCGGCCATGGCACGGTGCTGGAAGACACCCATTTCGATGACGCGGTGGATCCGCGCACGCTGGAAGAACTGCAGCAGCACGATCTGCTGCCGTTCGTGGCCGGCATCGATGCCGGCGCCGATGCGGTGATGATGGCGCACGTGGCCTATCCGGCGGTCGCGCCGGAACCGGCCGGCTATTCGCCGCGCTGGATCCAGCAGATCCTGCGCCAGGCCATGGGCTTCAAGGGTGTGGTGTTTTCCGATGACATCGGCATGGCCGCGGCGTTCTCCGCCGGCGGGGTCAAGGCGCGCATCGATCTGCATCTGGATGCCGGTTGTGACGTGGTGCTGGTGTGCTCGCCCAAGCTGGTCGAGGAATCGCTGAAGGCGGTGCAAGGGCGTCCGCTCAATACCGCGGCGCTGCTGGGCCTGATTGGCCGCGGTGCGCTGGGCTGGGACGGCCTGTTGGCCGATGGACGCTACGGGCAGGCGCAGACGCGCGTGCTCGGTAACGGTGCGGAGGTGGCGTGATGACTGTACAGAGCCAACGTCCTTCACTGGCCGATGCGCTGGCCAATTCGGATCTGCTGGTGGATCGCGCCACCCTGGATCGCGCCATCGCGCAGATGGCCGAGCCCATCGCCCGCGACTATGCCGGCGAGGTGCCGGTCTACCTGACCATCATGCACGGCGCGCTGCCCTTCGCCGGCCAGCTGTCGCTCGAACTGGGCGCGCGCGGGCTGGATCTGGAATTCGATTATTTGCACGCCACCCGTTATCGCGGCGCCACCTCTGGTGGCGAGCTGGTGTGGAAGCATCGCCCGGCCACCTCGTTGTATGGCCGTCGCGTGCTGCTGGTCGATGACATCCTCGACGAGGGCCACACGCTGTTGGCGGTCAAGCAGTGGTGCCTGGAGCAGGGCGCAACCGACGTGCGCATCGCGGCGATGACGGTCAAGCAGCACGACCGCTGCGTGGCCGGCATCTGCGCCGAGTACGTGGGCCTGGAAGTGGCGGATCGCTACGTGTTCGGCTTCGGCATGGACTACCACGAGCAGGGCCGCAACCTGCCGGGCATCTACGCTTTGAAGGAAATCCCATGAGCCATATCGCGCTGGGCGTGATCGGCGGCACCGGCGTGTACAAGCTGGCGCAGCTGGCCGACGTGGAGACCCGCGAGGTCGACACGCGCTATGGCAAGCCTTCGGGCCCGGTGCGCATCGGCCATCTGCTGGGACAGCGGGTGGCATTCCTGGCGCGGCATGGTGAAGGTCACTCGGTGCCGCCGCATCAAGTGAACTACCGCGCCAACCTGGCCGCCTTGCAGGCGGTGGGCGTGCAGCGCGTATTGGCGCTCAATACGGTGGGCGGCATAACCGAACGGTTTGGTCCGCGCGTGCTGGCCTGCCCGGATCAGATCATCGACTACACCTGGGGCCGTATCTCGACGATCTGCGAAGAGCCGGGCACCGATGTGCTGCATGTGGACTTCGGTGATCCCTACACGCCGCTGCTGCGACACAAGATCCTGGCGGCTGCGCGCGTGACCGGCGTCAAGCTTGTCGATGGCGGCTGCTATGGCGCCACCCAGGGCCCGCGCCTGGAAACCAAGGCGGAAATCGCGCGCATGCGCCGTGATGGCTGCGATCTGGTGGGCATGACCGGCATGCCCGAAGCCGCGCTCGCGCGCGAGCTGGGGCTGGACTACGCCTGCCTGGCGATCATCGCCAACTGGGCCGCTGGCTGCGGCACGGGCGAGGAGATCACCATGGCCGAAGTGCTGGCCAACGTCGATGCCGCCTCGAGCGGCTTGCCGGAATTGATAGGCGAACTGGCAAGAGGGTGATTGTCAACGGGCCTCAGGCTTTGCATACTCCGCGGGTGCGGCAACGTTCAGATATAGCCGCACGCCTCCACCCGCTCTCAATAAGGAAGTGCAAGCGTCATGCCGAACGGTACCGTCAAATGGTTCAACGATGCCAAGGGCTTCGGATTCATCGCGCCGGAAGATGGCAGCGCCGATGTCTTTGTCCATCACACCGCGATCAACTCCAATGGTTTTCGCAGCCTCAAGGAAGGCCAGGCCGTCACCTATGAAGTGACCCAGGGCCCCAAGGGCGCGCAGGCGGGCAACGTCACGCCTTCCGCCTGATTCGATACCCACGAATTTTGCGACCCCGCTTCGGCGGGGTTTTTTATGCGCGCAAGGGGAGCGCTACCAGTGAAGGACAAGCGCAAGGACGTTGCCGTCATCGGCTATGGCACGGCGGGACAGGCGTTGGCGTTGCTGCTCGCGCGCGATGGGCATCGCGTGCAGGTGTTCGAACAGGCTGCGCAACTGGGTCCGGTGGGAGCCGGGTTCCTGCTGCAGCCCACCGGCCTGCAGGTGCTGTGGGAACTGGGCCTGCTGGAGCCTGCCCTCAAGCACGGCCGGCGCATCCAGCGCCTGTATGGCGAAACCCCGCACGGACGCGCGGTGATGGACATGCGCTATGCCGGACTCGGCGGTGGTCTGTTCGGCCTGGGCATGCAGCGTGGCGCACTGTTCCAGTTGCTGGCGCAGGCGCGCCCGGCGCAGGTGACGGTGCATGAGGGACGACGCATCGTCCAGGTCGACAGCGAACAAGGCCGCCTGCGCGATGCGCAGGGGCGCGAAGAGGGGCCGTTTGATCTGGTGATCGCTGCCGACGGTGCGGCCTCGCAGCTGCGCGGCGGCCTGGGCTCGGTGCGGCGCGACCAACCGTATCCCTGGGGCGCGCTATGGTGCCTGGTGGCGCAGGGGGAATGGGCGTGGCCGGATGAGTTGCGCCAGCGCTACGTGGCCGCGCGCAAGATGATTGGCATGCTGCCGGTGGGCACGCGACCGGATGATCCGGTGCCGCGGCTGAGTTTCTTCTGGAGCCTGCCCGCCGACGGCTACGAGCGCTTCCGCAGCGGCGGTATGGGTGCATGGCAAGCCGAAGTGGCGCAGATCTGGCCGGCCGCTTCGGAGCGGGTCGCCCATCTGGACGATGCTCATGCGCTGGCGCGAGCGGCCTATCGCGATGCCACCGTGCAGCGTTGGGCATGCGGAAAGCTCGTGCTGGCCGGCGATGCCGCGCATGCGATGAGCCCGCAGCTGGGGCAGGGCGTGAACATGGCGCTGATGGATGCGCTGGCCCTGCGCGATGCCCTGCGTCTGCACCTGCCGCTGGAGGCTGCCTTGGATCAGTACCAGCGCGGACGCGCCGCGCACGTGGCCATCTACCAGTTCTGGAGCCGCTGGTTGACTCCGGTGTTCCAGTCCGAACGGGATCTGCTGGCGCGCGTCCGCGACCTGGCCTTTCTTCCGTTGGGCCAGTTACCGGGTGGGCGGGGCCATATGCTGCGCGTGCTCAGTGGAACCCAGCATGGCGCGCTCGGCAGGCTGGCGTTGGCGCCGCGTTTCCTGCAGGCGCTGCGCTCGGCGGCACCCTGACCACGGCGATTCGCGCCAGAATCACCGACGCGCCACCGGGAGTTCGCGATGACACCCACACCGCCCTACGAAACGCACGAGGTCGACAACCAGCCGCCGCCGTTCGAGCCGCGCGACCTGTGGGCCGACGATGTGGTGCTGCGCGAGTCGGTGGCGCACGAGGGCGGCGCCGGTTTCGTCGACCGGCTGGCGGTGTACGGCGCGATGGCCGGCGATGAGTTGTATCGACTCGGCTTTGACGCGAACCGCGATCGCCCGCGCCTGCGCACCCACGATCGCTTTGGCCATCGCATCGACAGCGTGGAATTCCATCCCGCCTATCACCGGCTGATGGAAGCGGCCAAGACCCATGGCGTGGCCGGCCTGTCCTGGCACGAACCGCACGCGGGCGCGCATGTCGCCCGTGCGGCCTTGAGTTATCTGCATCACCAGGCCGATGCAGGTACCAGTTGCCCGCTGACGATGACGCACGCGGCGGTGCCGGTGCTGCGGCAGGAGCCGGCATTGCGGCACTGGGCCGAGCGCGCGTTTGCCCCGCATTACGACCCGCGTGATCTGCCGATGGAGCAGAAAGCCGGCGTGACCCTGGGCATGGGCATGACCGAGAAGCAGGGCGGTTCGGACGTGCGCAGCAATCGCACGGCGGCCAGTTCCAACGATGACGGCACCTACAGCGTGGTCGGGCACAAGTGGTTCTTCTCCGCGCCGATGTGCGATGCGTTCCTGGTGCTGGCGCAGGCCGCCGGTGGCCTGACCTGTTTCCTGTTGCCGCGCCATCTGCCGGATGGGCGCAAGAACGATTTCCGCCTGATCCGCCTGAAGGACAAGCTGGGCGACTGGTCCAACGCCTCCAGCGAAGTGGAGTTCTGCGAGGCGCGCGCCTGGAGCGTGGGCCAGGAAGGTCGCGGCATAGCGACCATCATCGAGATGGTGATGCTGACCCGGCTGGATTGCATGATTGGCTCGGCCGCGGAAATGCGCATGGCGCTGGCGCAGGCGCTGCACCATTGCCGGCATCGCCAGGCCTTCGGTCATCGGCTGGTCGAGCACGCGCTGATGGCCAACGTGCTGGCCGACCTGGCGCTTGAGTCCGAAGCCGCGACCGCATTCGCCATGCGGGTGGCGCGTGCGGTCGATCACGCGCCGCACAGCGCGAACGAAGCTGCCTTCGCGCGCATCGCCACCGCCCTGGGCAAGTACTGGATCTGCAAGCGCGCGCCGGCCTTCGTCAACGAAGCGCAGGAATGCCTGGGCGGCGCCGGCTATGTGGAAGAGTCGATTCTGCCGCGCCTGTATCGGCAGGCGCCACTCAATTCGATCTGGGAAGGCAGCGGCAACATCCAGTGCCTGGATGTGCTGCGCTCACTCTCGCGCGAATCGCAATGCGATGTGGCCTTGCTGGCGGAACTGGACAGCGCGGGCGGGCGCGATGCGCGCTATGACACTTACGTGGAGCGCCTGCTGACCGATCTGCCCAATGGCAACGAAGCCAGCGCTCGCCATCTGGTCGAACGCCTGGCGTTGGCGCTGCAGGCTTCGGTATTGCTGCGCGCGCACAGTCCGGCGGCGGACGCGTTCATCGCCAGCCGCCTGCTCGGCCAGCATGGCTTGGCCTTCGGCACCCTGGCGCGGGACGTGGACTTCAGCGGCTTGATGGCCCGCGCGTTACCGTAAGACGGCGTTACTTTTCGGCGGGATAGCGACCAGCGGCAATCGCCCGTGAGCCGGTGATGATCATCCGCACCATCTGCGAGAGTTGATTGATCAACTCGGCATCTTTTTCCGGTGGCAGATCCAGGCCGGTGGCGCCCACCGCAAACACCAGGCGGGTGATCGCCTTGGACACCAGCGCCGGTTCGTGCAGGGGCGCGTTGTCGCGGGTGGCCAGGCGGATCAGGTCGATGCGCAGTTCTTCTTCGAAGAAATACAGTTCACGATCCACCGCCTGCTTGAACGCATCCGAGCCTACGGTGCCTTCGCGCAACAGCACGTGCAGCAGTTTGTCGTCGGCGCGCAGCTGTTCGATGAAGGCTTCCACCGAACTGCGCACCACGCTGCGCTCGCCGCCGGTAGCGCGCTGGCGCGCTTCACCGATTATCTTGCGCAGCGAACGGCCGGCCACGTCGATCAGGGCCACGGCCAGTTCGTCCATGTCGCGGAACTGGCGGTAAAAACTGTTGGGTGCGATACCGGCTTCGCGTGCGACTTCGCGCAGGCTCAACGTCGACAGGCTGCGGTGCGGACCAATCAGGCTCAGCGCCGCCGCGAGCAGATCCTCGCGGGAAATGCTCGCCTTGCGGCCAGGACCGTGTTCTTCGGCGGTGGGCAGGGCGGTTTGCGACATGGCGTCCGTACGGGCAGGGATGGCGGGCAGGCTGGACGGCATCATAGCCCCATCCGTTAATGTACAAGTGTATACACACCTGTGAGGACGACGGTATAGTGCCCCCCATGAAATCTCAGCTTCGTCCGTCACCCCGCCCCGGTCACCTGCGCCGTCTGGTCAGCCCGTTCGTGGCCCCGGATGTTTTCGACTTCTGGGCGGGCCGCGTCAACCGCAGCTGGACCTGGGAACGGCCGCGCGCACGGCTGCTGTCGCGCGAAACCGCCGCCCGCGATGCCGTGACCCTGGTGCTCAAGCCCAACCGCCATTGGCAGGGCTATCGGGCCGGCCAGCACATCACCCTGGGCGTGGACATCGAGGGCGTCCGCTATCAGCGCAGCTACAGCCTGGTGGAGAGTCCGCGTGCGGATCGCCGCCTCGTCATCACCGTCAAGGCAGTCGATGGCGGCAAGGTCAGCCGCTATCTGCTCGAGCAGGCGCGTGCCGGCGAAGTCTTTGAATTGAGCCAGGCCTATGGCGATCTCGCTGCCGCACCTGCGCAGGCGGCCAGCCTGCTGCTGGCCGCCGGTAGCGGCATCACGCCCTTGATCGCGCTTTTGCGTGAACAGGCTGCCGAGGGCTTACAGGCGCCGATGGATCTGATCTATTGGGTGCGCGAACGCGAGCAGGCCTGTTTCCTCGACGAGCTGCGCGCCCTGGCCGCACGCCAGCCGCTGTTCCGCCTGCATCTGGCGCTGACCGGCGATGCCGCCGTGGCTTCCGATGAAGTGGCCGGTCGCATCGGCACGTTCGACGTGAATGCGTACGTGGCCGGCTTCGAACAACGCCATGTGATCGCCTGCGGTCCGGGTGGCTTCGTCGAGACGGCGCGCGCGCTGGCTGCACACGTCGCGTCGTTCCAGGCCGAAGCCTTCAGCCCGGCGCCGGCCGCCGTCACCGACGAAGGCGAAGTTGACGTCATCCTGCAACGCAGCGGCCGTAGCCTGCGCGTAGCGCGCGGAACCTCCTTGCTGGTGGCGCTGGAAGCGGCCGGCCTCAAGCCCAGGCACGGCTGCCGCATGGGCATCTGCAATACCTGCTCCTGCGGCAAGTCCGCCGGCAGCACCCGTCACCTGCCCAGCGGAGACCTGGCGCACGAACCCACCCAGGCCCTGAAGCTGTGCATCCACAGCGCCGCCACCGATCTCGAACTGGATCTCTGATGACCGCTCCCCGCAACCGCGCCCTCACGCCTGCCGAACTCAACGCCTTCGGCGAAGAACTCGACGCGCTGCGTGCCCGCACCGTCGCCAGCCTGGGTGAGCGCGATGCGCGCTACATCCGCACCATCATCAAGACCGTGCGCTACAGCCAGGTCGCCGGGCGGGTGCTGCTGATGGCCGCAGCGCTGCTGGGCGGTCTGCTGGTCGCCGGCCAGCCGTGGGCGTGGCTGTTCTGGCCCGTGTGGATTGTCGGCACGCTGACCCTGGCCTTCGCCAAGATCCTGGAGAACATGGAGCTGGGCCACAACGTGATCCACGGCCAGTACGACTGGCTGGGCGATCCGCAGATCAACGGACAGACCTACGATTGGGACATCGTCGGCACCGCCGACAACTGGCGGCATACGCACAACTTCCGCCACCACACCTACACCAACATCCGCGGTCTGGATGACGACGTCGGCTATGGCCTGCTGCGGATCTTTCCGGAGCAGAAGTGGCGGCCGTTCTACCTGCTGCAGCCGCCGATCGCGGTGATCTTCGCACTGCTGTTCCAGTGGGGCATCGCCATCCAGGATCTCAAGCTGGGCCGCTGGTGGGCCGGCAAGATGACCAGCGCGCAGCTGCGCCGCAAGTCCGCGCCGGTGCTGCGCAAGGTGGGTCGCCAGCTGGCCAAGGATTACCTGATCTTCCCGGCGCTGGCTGGTCCGTTCTTCCTGAGCGTGCTGCTCGGCAACCTGGTCGCCAATGGCATCCGCAATGTGTGGACCTACGTGATCATCTTCTGCGGCCACTTCACCGCCAATGCCGAAACCTTTTCCAAGGACTGCCTGAAGAACGAGTCACGCGGCCACTGGTACCTGCGCCAGCTGCGCGGATCGTCCAACCTCACTGGCGGCGGCTGGATGAATCTGCTCTCGGGCAACCTGAGCCACCAGATCGAACATCACTTCTATCCGGACATCCCGGCCAACCGCTACGCCGCGATTGCCGTGGAAGTGCGCGAGATCTGCGTGCGCTACGGCCAGCACTACAACACCGGCTCGCTGCCGCGCCAGTTCGGCCAGGTGATGTGGCGCATCCTGCGCCATGCCTTCCCCAGCCGCGTGCGCAAGACCGTGCCATTGATCGCCGAAGCCGAACCGGCACCGGAAGCAGCGTAAGCCAAAGGTTCCTTCCCCCGCTTGCGGGGGAAGCGCCCCGAAGGGGCGATGGGGGCAAAGCTAACAGTGCTTCAGCGGAGTCAGCCCCGCGGCACTCCTTCCTCCACAACACTCGCGCGCCGGACTTCCACACGCCGCAATCGCGACTCGACAAAGAACGAGCCCGCAATCAATCCCGTGCCCAGCAGGCTCAGCCACTGGAACCACGGATTCTCGAACACCTCATCGGCCAGCGCGTCCTGCTCCACGTGCAGGTGCAAGCGCTGCAGTTGTTCCAGCAGAACTTCGCGTTCGGCCGGCGCCATCGCCGCCAACGCCACCTGCACATCCCCCCGCATGTCCTGGCGCTCGTACCACACCGTCAGCGCCGCAGAGAGCAGGATCAGGCTGGTGCCGAGCCCGCGCAGCAGCGGGGGCAGGGAAGGGCTGGGCATGATCGACCTCGCACGCGGGTGGATGGCCGGAGTATGCCGCAGCCCGCGCGGCTTCAGCCCAGGAACTGCAACCGCGCCAGCTCCGCATACAGGCCGCCCTGCGCGAGCAACTGCTCATGCGTGCCCTGGGCGACGATGCGGCCGCGGTCCATCACCACGATGCGGTCGGCCTTGAGCACAGTGGCCAGGCGATGCGCGATGACCAGGGTGGTGCGGCCCTGCATCAGCCGTTCCAGTGCGTGCTGTACGGCGCGTTCGCTGTGCGCATCGAGCGCGCTGGTGGCTTCATCCAGCAGCAGCAGCGGCGCGTCCTTGAGCAGGGCGCGGGCAATGGCGATGCGTTGCTGCTGGCCGCCGGACAGGCGCGCTCCGCGCTCGCCCACCTGGCTGTCGTAGCCTTCGGGCAAGTCGCGCAGGAAGTCATCGGCCTCGGCCGCTTCGGCCGCGGCCTGCACCTGCGCGTCGCTGGCTTCGAGCTTGCCGTAGCGGATGTTGTCGCGCGCGCTGGCGGCAAACAGGGTGGGCTGCTGCGGCACCAGCGCGATGTGTTCGCGCAGCGCGGCCGGATCCAGCTGGCGCAGATCCACGCCGTCCACGGTGATCCGGCCCGACTGCGGATCATGAAAGCGCAGCAGCATCGAAAAGACCGTGCTCTTGCCGGCACCGGACGGGCCCACCAGCGCCACCGTCTCGCCCGGCTTGACCTGCAGGTCGAAGCCGTCGAGCGCCGGAAGATCCGGGCGTCCCGGGTAGTGGAAGACCACGTTGTCGAAACGCACGTCGCCGCGCAGCGGCAGCGGCAACGCCTGTGCCTGCGCCGGGGCAGTGATCACCTGCGCCTCGTCGAACAGTTCACTGATGCGACCCATGCCGCCGGCCGCGCGCTGGATTTCATTCCAGGTTTCAGCCAGCGCACCGACCGAGCCGCCGCCAATCACCGCGTACAGCAGGAACTGCACGAGCGTGCCGGCGCTCATTTCGCCACCGGCCACGTCACGCGCGCCGGTCCACAGCACCAGCACGATGGCGCCGAAGATCAGCGCAATCGCCACGGCCGTCACCGCTGCTTGCGCACGCACGCGCTTGCGCGAGGTTTCGACCGCCACGGCCAGCGCGGCATCGAAGCGCTTGCGCTCGTAAGGTTCGCGCGCGTGCGCCTGCACGGTGCGCACCGCGCCCAGCACCTCGGCAGCCAGCGTGTTGGCGTCCGCCACGCGGTCCTGGCTGGCGCGCGAGGCTTTGCCCAGTCGGCGCGAGCCGATGATGATCGGCAAAACCGCCAAAGGAATGCCCAGCACCGCAAACGCCGCCAGGCGCGGACTGGTCACGAACATCATCACCAGGCTGCCGATCACGGTGACACTGCTGCGCAAGGCCACCGACATGCTGGTGGCCACCACGCCGCGCAGCAGTTCGCTGTCGGCGGTCAGGCGCGAGATCAGTTCGCCGCTGCGGGTGCGGTCATGGAACTCGGCGTCCAGTCCAATCAGATGCGCGTACAGCCGCTGGCGCAGATCGGCCACCACCTTCTCGCCGAGCAGCGACACGAAGTAGAAACGCGCCGCGCTGGCCACGGCCAGCACGATCACCACCACGAACATGCCGCCAAACGCCTGGTTGATGCCGGCACCACCGCTCTGGAAGCCATCGTCGATGACATGGCGCAAGGCGGCCGGCAGGCTCAGGGTGGCGGCCGAAGCCACGGCCAGGGCCAGCATCCAGGCGAAGAACAAGCCGCGATGGCGGCGGATGAAGGGCCACAGGCCGCGCAGGGAACCCAGCCTGGCGCGCGCGGGCTTGCTGGTCTGGGCGTCCTGATCGGCGCCTTCGGATTCGTTGCTCATGCTCGGGGGGGTCCTCATCGTGCCAGCGCACCCGATCACGGGTGGCGTCCCGCAGGTGGGTTTTCAAGGCGGCGACGCGATCCAGAGGCAGCCGCAGGCGCAGCAGGGCGCCGGTTTCCAGGAAGCTCTCTTCCAGCTTCTCCGCGCCATGCATGGCCAGGGCTGCATGCAGCGCGCCCAGATCGTCAAAGCCCACCTGCGCCTGCAGCTCCGCATGGGCCACCAGTTCCCGGCGTTCGGCCAGGCGCAGGCATTCGGCCGCGGCGCCGCCATAGGCACGCACCAGCCCGCCGGCGCCCAGCTTGATGCCGCCGTACCAGCGGGTCACCACCACCATCACCCGGTCATAGCCCTGACCATCGATGGCGGCCAGGATCGGCCGACCTGCGGTGCCGGCGGGTTCGCCGTCGTCGCTGGAGCGGTACTCCGCGCCCACCCGATAGGCCCAGCAGTTGTGGGTGGCGGCGGCATCGCCGACCTGGGCCAGGTACGCCAGCGCCTGGCTGGCGCTCTCGATGGGTGCGGCCTGCGCCAGGAAACGGCTGTGCTTGACCTCGATGACATGCGAGGCCAGCGCGGTCAGCGTGTGGCTCATTCGGCCAGCAGTTCCTGCAGGTCTTCGGGAGTTTTCTGGAACGGATGGGCCTGGCGGAAACGCAGCAGGCTCTCCACCGCGCTGGCGCGATCACCCAGGTCACGACGCAGGCGGATCCGCTCCAACCAGTCATCGGCATCGAGTTTGGTGTCTTCGGCCACCGGCAATTGCAGATCGGTGCGCTTGAGGCTGTTGCGGGTGACGCCGGGAGAGAACAGGCCCGCGCCGCCATTGACGGCCTTGGCCGCAGTGCCACCCGTGTTGCGTCCGTATTCCGGGCCGTACGCGTTGCCAGGCGCGTCAGCGGCCGATGCGTCGGCGGGCGTTGCCGCAATGGCGCGCTGCATCTGGCTGGACGCCTCGCTGGCGCGACGCGCGCGCGCGTCCACCCGCTCGGCGCTGGCGGCGGCGTTGCGCGCATGTTCGGCGCGCGCCTGCTCGCGCTGGGCGGCGATTTCGGCGTAAGTCTCGGGGTCAGCCACCACGCCGCCCAACGTGCGCGCATTGCGATCCGCGCTGGCGACCGAGGCGGCGGGCGCAGGGGGCGGCGGCGGCGGCGCGGACGCTGGCGCGGCATAGCGCAATGATGGCGCGCTGACGGTGTCCAGCGTGCTGGCATCCGACTCCGCCGCACTCGCCAGCGGCGGCGCCTCGGCGATGCGGGCGTCGGCAGCCGCGGCCGTGCTCCGCCGGGACACGGCCGGCGACCGCCGCTGCAGTTCCTGGGCGGGCTGGCGCAGCGCCGGCTTGGCCAGGGGCGGGTTGTAGACGGCCGACGGCGCGGCGTTAGCGGGCAACTCCGGCTCCTGCAACACCATCGACGCCGGCGCCGGCGGCGCCACGGCGACCGCGGCGGTGTCGGCGGCTTCAGCACTGGCGTTGGCGGCGGCCGCGTCTGAATCAGCGGCAGCTGCGCCGGACGCAGCCACGTCAGCCGCGGCAAATTCGCGATCCAG
Encoded proteins:
- the fabR gene encoding HTH-type transcriptional repressor FabR — protein: MSQTALPTAEEHGPGRKASISREDLLAAALSLIGPHRSLSTLSLREVAREAGIAPNSFYRQFRDMDELAVALIDVAGRSLRKIIGEARQRATGGERSVVRSSVEAFIEQLRADDKLLHVLLREGTVGSDAFKQAVDRELYFFEEELRIDLIRLATRDNAPLHEPALVSKAITRLVFAVGATGLDLPPEKDAELINQLSQMVRMIITGSRAIAAGRYPAEK
- a CDS encoding hypoxanthine-guanine phosphoribosyltransferase, with protein sequence MTVQSQRPSLADALANSDLLVDRATLDRAIAQMAEPIARDYAGEVPVYLTIMHGALPFAGQLSLELGARGLDLEFDYLHATRYRGATSGGELVWKHRPATSLYGRRVLLVDDILDEGHTLLAVKQWCLEQGATDVRIAAMTVKQHDRCVAGICAEYVGLEVADRYVFGFGMDYHEQGRNLPGIYALKEIP
- the nagZ gene encoding beta-N-acetylhexosaminidase, which encodes MLVIGIAGTELSAQERDWLQHDAVAGVILFTRNFASRAQVTELSAAIRAAAPRPQLICVDQEGGRVQRFREGYSALPPLEGFGKRYAQAPEAALELAREHAWLMASEIKASGIDLSFAPVVDLARGNRAIGDRAFHADPQVVAAFTRAYVAGMHSVGMPATLKHFPGHGTVLEDTHFDDAVDPRTLEELQQHDLLPFVAGIDAGADAVMMAHVAYPAVAPEPAGYSPRWIQQILRQAMGFKGVVFSDDIGMAAAFSAGGVKARIDLHLDAGCDVVLVCSPKLVEESLKAVQGRPLNTAALLGLIGRGALGWDGLLADGRYGQAQTRVLGNGAEVA
- a CDS encoding S-methyl-5'-thioinosine phosphorylase; amino-acid sequence: MSHIALGVIGGTGVYKLAQLADVETREVDTRYGKPSGPVRIGHLLGQRVAFLARHGEGHSVPPHQVNYRANLAALQAVGVQRVLALNTVGGITERFGPRVLACPDQIIDYTWGRISTICEEPGTDVLHVDFGDPYTPLLRHKILAAARVTGVKLVDGGCYGATQGPRLETKAEIARMRRDGCDLVGMTGMPEAALARELGLDYACLAIIANWAAGCGTGEEITMAEVLANVDAASSGLPELIGELARG
- a CDS encoding FAD-dependent oxidoreductase, which encodes MKDKRKDVAVIGYGTAGQALALLLARDGHRVQVFEQAAQLGPVGAGFLLQPTGLQVLWELGLLEPALKHGRRIQRLYGETPHGRAVMDMRYAGLGGGLFGLGMQRGALFQLLAQARPAQVTVHEGRRIVQVDSEQGRLRDAQGREEGPFDLVIAADGAASQLRGGLGSVRRDQPYPWGALWCLVAQGEWAWPDELRQRYVAARKMIGMLPVGTRPDDPVPRLSFFWSLPADGYERFRSGGMGAWQAEVAQIWPAASERVAHLDDAHALARAAYRDATVQRWACGKLVLAGDAAHAMSPQLGQGVNMALMDALALRDALRLHLPLEAALDQYQRGRAAHVAIYQFWSRWLTPVFQSERDLLARVRDLAFLPLGQLPGGRGHMLRVLSGTQHGALGRLALAPRFLQALRSAAP
- a CDS encoding fatty acid desaturase family protein; its protein translation is MTAPRNRALTPAELNAFGEELDALRARTVASLGERDARYIRTIIKTVRYSQVAGRVLLMAAALLGGLLVAGQPWAWLFWPVWIVGTLTLAFAKILENMELGHNVIHGQYDWLGDPQINGQTYDWDIVGTADNWRHTHNFRHHTYTNIRGLDDDVGYGLLRIFPEQKWRPFYLLQPPIAVIFALLFQWGIAIQDLKLGRWWAGKMTSAQLRRKSAPVLRKVGRQLAKDYLIFPALAGPFFLSVLLGNLVANGIRNVWTYVIIFCGHFTANAETFSKDCLKNESRGHWYLRQLRGSSNLTGGGWMNLLSGNLSHQIEHHFYPDIPANRYAAIAVEVREICVRYGQHYNTGSLPRQFGQVMWRILRHAFPSRVRKTVPLIAEAEPAPEAA
- a CDS encoding acyl-CoA dehydrogenase family protein, which produces MTPTPPYETHEVDNQPPPFEPRDLWADDVVLRESVAHEGGAGFVDRLAVYGAMAGDELYRLGFDANRDRPRLRTHDRFGHRIDSVEFHPAYHRLMEAAKTHGVAGLSWHEPHAGAHVARAALSYLHHQADAGTSCPLTMTHAAVPVLRQEPALRHWAERAFAPHYDPRDLPMEQKAGVTLGMGMTEKQGGSDVRSNRTAASSNDDGTYSVVGHKWFFSAPMCDAFLVLAQAAGGLTCFLLPRHLPDGRKNDFRLIRLKDKLGDWSNASSEVEFCEARAWSVGQEGRGIATIIEMVMLTRLDCMIGSAAEMRMALAQALHHCRHRQAFGHRLVEHALMANVLADLALESEAATAFAMRVARAVDHAPHSANEAAFARIATALGKYWICKRAPAFVNEAQECLGGAGYVEESILPRLYRQAPLNSIWEGSGNIQCLDVLRSLSRESQCDVALLAELDSAGGRDARYDTYVERLLTDLPNGNEASARHLVERLALALQASVLLRAHSPAADAFIASRLLGQHGLAFGTLARDVDFSGLMARALP
- a CDS encoding cold-shock protein; its protein translation is MPNGTVKWFNDAKGFGFIAPEDGSADVFVHHTAINSNGFRSLKEGQAVTYEVTQGPKGAQAGNVTPSA
- a CDS encoding flavin reductase family protein; translated protein: MKSQLRPSPRPGHLRRLVSPFVAPDVFDFWAGRVNRSWTWERPRARLLSRETAARDAVTLVLKPNRHWQGYRAGQHITLGVDIEGVRYQRSYSLVESPRADRRLVITVKAVDGGKVSRYLLEQARAGEVFELSQAYGDLAAAPAQAASLLLAAGSGITPLIALLREQAAEGLQAPMDLIYWVREREQACFLDELRALAARQPLFRLHLALTGDAAVASDEVAGRIGTFDVNAYVAGFEQRHVIACGPGGFVETARALAAHVASFQAEAFSPAPAAVTDEGEVDVILQRSGRSLRVARGTSLLVALEAAGLKPRHGCRMGICNTCSCGKSAGSTRHLPSGDLAHEPTQALKLCIHSAATDLELDL